The following are encoded in a window of Mycobacterium sp. ELW1 genomic DNA:
- a CDS encoding alpha/beta hydrolase — protein MKALPAALAVAAAALALRRFRSVRGDLAAVPAELRSPLLPLLTRDTTARSLKATRLAARVTIPPGHGVTLAKRRVEGRLVLVLTPPNRGTAAVLYIHGGGMVVGSPHSEVRGSAALARGLGVLVASPDYRLAPEHPYPAALDDCMATLYWMRDNADELGIDADRIAVTGSSAGGGLAAAVAQRAHDEGIRLVAQALAYPMLDDRTVLRDEHNGHGRFLWTPESNRFGWTAYLGRPPQTTAAPQYAAPARRESLSGLAPAWIGVGDLDLFYDESVDYANRLRAAGVPCELVTVPGMYHGADGLAAKVPAMQEFRSSLADHLRRHL, from the coding sequence ATGAAAGCCCTGCCGGCAGCACTGGCCGTCGCCGCCGCCGCGCTTGCGCTGCGGCGCTTCCGGTCGGTGCGTGGTGACCTCGCCGCGGTCCCCGCCGAGCTGCGCAGTCCACTCCTACCGCTGCTGACTCGTGACACCACCGCACGCTCATTGAAGGCCACGAGGCTTGCCGCCCGCGTCACCATTCCCCCAGGTCATGGGGTCACGCTGGCCAAACGCCGGGTCGAGGGGCGGCTGGTGCTCGTTCTGACACCACCGAACCGCGGCACGGCAGCCGTGCTCTACATCCACGGCGGGGGCATGGTGGTCGGCTCCCCGCACTCGGAGGTCAGAGGCAGCGCTGCGCTGGCTCGGGGGTTGGGCGTGCTCGTGGCATCGCCCGATTACCGGCTCGCGCCCGAGCATCCGTACCCGGCCGCCCTGGACGACTGCATGGCAACGCTGTACTGGATGCGCGACAACGCCGACGAACTCGGCATCGACGCCGACCGCATCGCGGTGACCGGGTCGAGCGCCGGCGGCGGGCTGGCCGCTGCCGTCGCCCAACGTGCGCACGACGAGGGCATCCGGTTGGTCGCGCAGGCGCTGGCGTATCCGATGCTCGACGACCGCACCGTGCTGCGAGACGAGCACAACGGTCACGGCCGGTTCCTGTGGACGCCCGAATCCAACCGGTTCGGCTGGACGGCCTACCTCGGCAGGCCACCGCAGACGACGGCGGCACCGCAGTACGCCGCGCCGGCCCGGCGCGAATCCCTGTCCGGCCTGGCGCCGGCCTGGATCGGGGTGGGTGACCTGGACTTGTTCTACGACGAGTCCGTCGACTACGCCAATCGGCTGCGCGCCGCCGGCGTGCCCTGCGAACTCGTGACGGTGCCGGGGATGTACCACGGCGCCGACGGGCTGGCCGCCAAAGTACCTGCAATGCAGGAGTTCCGCAGCAGCCTCGCGGATCACCTCCGGCGCCACCTCTAG
- the guaA gene encoding glutamine-hydrolyzing GMP synthase, whose protein sequence is MTSPSPRPVLVIDFGAQYAQLIARRVREARVFSEVIPHTATVEEIKARDPQAIVLSGGPASVYADGAPQLDPAVFDLDVPVFGICYGFQAMAQVLGGTVAHTGTSEYGRTEMEVLGGELHSGLPGSQPVWMSHGDAVTSAPEGFEVVAVSSGAPVAAFENRARRLAGVQYHPEVMHTPHGQQVLSRFLHDFAGIGASWTPANIAESLIERVREQVGDAHAICGLSGGVDSAVAAALVQRAIGDRLTCVFVDHGLLRAGERAQVQRDFVAATGANLVTVDVADRFLAALSGVTDPEGKRKIIGREFIRAFEGAVRDIVGDSGSEVDFLVQGTLYPDVVESGGGTGTANIKSHHNVGGLPADLKFKLVEPLRLLFKDEVRAVGRELGLPEDIVGRQPFPGPGLGIRIVGEVTASRLDTLRRADLIAREELTSAGLDGQIWQCPVVLLADVRSVGVQGDGRTYGHPIVLRPVSSEDAMTADWTRVPYEVLERISTRITNEVPEVNRVVLDVTSKPPGTIEWE, encoded by the coding sequence GTGACATCCCCCTCGCCTCGTCCCGTGTTGGTGATCGATTTCGGCGCCCAGTACGCCCAGCTGATCGCCCGTCGGGTCCGGGAAGCCCGGGTTTTCTCCGAGGTCATCCCGCACACCGCGACCGTCGAGGAGATCAAGGCCAGGGATCCCCAGGCCATCGTGCTCTCCGGCGGACCGGCCAGCGTGTATGCCGATGGAGCCCCGCAACTCGATCCGGCTGTCTTCGACCTCGATGTGCCGGTATTCGGGATCTGCTACGGCTTCCAGGCCATGGCCCAGGTGCTCGGCGGCACCGTGGCTCACACGGGCACCAGTGAGTACGGTCGCACCGAGATGGAAGTGCTTGGCGGGGAACTGCATTCGGGCCTGCCCGGTTCGCAGCCGGTGTGGATGAGTCACGGCGATGCGGTCACCTCGGCGCCGGAGGGCTTCGAGGTGGTGGCCGTCAGCTCCGGTGCGCCGGTCGCCGCATTCGAGAACCGTGCCCGTCGGCTGGCCGGGGTGCAATACCACCCGGAGGTCATGCACACCCCCCACGGCCAGCAGGTGCTCAGCCGTTTCCTGCACGACTTCGCGGGCATCGGCGCGAGCTGGACCCCGGCCAACATCGCCGAGAGCCTGATCGAGCGGGTGCGCGAGCAGGTCGGTGACGCCCACGCCATCTGCGGTCTGTCCGGCGGGGTGGATTCCGCGGTGGCCGCCGCACTGGTGCAACGCGCCATCGGTGACCGGCTCACGTGCGTGTTCGTCGATCACGGATTGCTGCGAGCCGGCGAACGAGCGCAGGTGCAAAGGGATTTCGTGGCCGCAACCGGTGCCAATCTGGTCACCGTCGATGTCGCCGATCGGTTCCTGGCGGCGCTGTCCGGCGTGACCGACCCCGAAGGCAAGCGCAAGATCATCGGCCGCGAGTTCATCCGCGCCTTTGAGGGCGCGGTCCGAGACATCGTGGGGGATAGTGGATCTGAGGTCGACTTCCTCGTCCAGGGCACGCTGTACCCCGACGTCGTCGAGTCCGGGGGTGGAACGGGAACGGCAAACATCAAGAGCCACCACAATGTCGGCGGCCTGCCCGCCGACCTGAAGTTCAAGCTCGTCGAGCCGCTGCGGCTGCTGTTCAAGGACGAGGTGCGCGCGGTGGGTCGCGAGCTCGGCCTGCCGGAGGACATCGTTGGCCGCCAACCTTTCCCGGGCCCGGGACTGGGTATCCGCATCGTCGGTGAGGTGACGGCGTCCCGGCTGGACACCCTGCGCCGGGCCGACCTGATCGCCCGCGAGGAGCTGACGTCGGCCGGTCTGGACGGCCAGATCTGGCAGTGCCCGGTGGTGCTGCTGGCCGATGTCCGCTCGGTCGGCGTGCAGGGCGACGGACGTACCTACGGCCACCCGATCGTGCTGCGGCCGGTGTCCAGCGAGGACGCGATGACCGCGGACTGGACCCGGGTGCCCTATGAGGTGCTGGAGCGCATCTCGACGCGCATCACCAATGAGGTGCCCGAGGTGAACCGGGTGGTGCTCGATGTGACGAGCAAGCCTCCCGGCACCATCGAGTGGGAGTAA
- a CDS encoding fructose bisphosphate aldolase, translating to MNREQADKVANGAGFIAALDQSGGSTPKALKLYGIAEDAYSGDEQMFDLVHEMRTRIITSPSFNGDRIIAAILFEMTMDREVEGRPTADYLWNVKNVVPILKVDKGLAAEEDGAQVMKPIDGLDALLSRARNKGIFGTKMRSVIKLPGGGLDAVVEQQFAIARQILDAGLVPIIEPEVDIHSPEKSAAEKQLKSAIISHLGALGDDQQVMLKLTLPDTDDLYHELVEHPKVMRVVALSGGYNRTDACERLARNHGVIASFSRALTEGLTAQQSDDEFDKTLDEAIAEIAAASRT from the coding sequence ATCAACCGCGAACAAGCTGACAAGGTGGCCAACGGAGCCGGCTTCATTGCCGCGCTCGACCAGAGCGGCGGCAGCACCCCCAAGGCGCTCAAGCTCTATGGCATCGCCGAGGACGCCTACTCCGGTGACGAGCAGATGTTCGACCTGGTGCACGAGATGCGCACCCGGATCATCACCAGCCCGAGCTTCAACGGCGACCGGATCATCGCGGCCATCCTGTTCGAGATGACGATGGACCGCGAGGTCGAAGGCCGCCCCACGGCCGACTACCTGTGGAACGTCAAAAACGTCGTGCCGATCCTCAAGGTCGACAAGGGTCTGGCCGCCGAAGAGGACGGCGCCCAGGTGATGAAGCCCATCGACGGCCTGGACGCGCTGCTGTCCCGGGCGAGGAACAAGGGCATCTTCGGCACCAAGATGCGCTCCGTCATCAAGCTGCCCGGCGGCGGCCTGGACGCGGTGGTCGAGCAGCAGTTCGCGATCGCTCGCCAGATCCTGGACGCCGGACTCGTGCCGATCATCGAACCCGAGGTCGACATCCACAGCCCGGAGAAGTCCGCGGCCGAAAAGCAGCTCAAGTCCGCGATCATCAGCCACCTCGGCGCCCTCGGCGACGACCAGCAGGTGATGCTCAAGCTCACCCTGCCCGACACCGACGATCTCTACCACGAGTTGGTCGAGCACCCCAAGGTGATGCGGGTTGTCGCACTGTCCGGCGGCTACAACCGCACCGATGCCTGCGAGCGCCTGGCCCGCAACCACGGTGTCATCGCCAGCTTCTCCCGGGCGCTGACCGAGGGCCTGACCGCCCAGCAGAGCGACGACGAATTCGACAAGACCCTCGATGAGGCGATCGCCGAAATCGCCGCCGCCTCAAGGACTTAG